Genomic window (Phalacrocorax carbo chromosome 11, bPhaCar2.1, whole genome shotgun sequence):
GTTCTGtaacaattttatttcagaagtaaacTCAAGGTGCACTTCAAAGGGGCACGCAAGATATTCGTTAGAACTTGTGAAATATTACCATGAAATCACAATGATAAAATTTGACTCTGTCCATCAGCAGTTCTTAACCATCTACATacacaagatatttttttttctcaaatcaAGGTCTCACATGATTTCAATCCCTGAAACAGAAGATGCCTTATGGCATGCATAGTATAGACATCACTAGTGCTACGTGGAAGAGCTCtatctcctctcctcctcccttccaaaAGGGTATCAATATAAAACCCAGTTATCTTCATATTTTAGATTTACCCTTTGCTGCATAGTCAGCTGGGTATATTTAAAGTAATTCTTTGCTCAAAACCTCAGAGTAGTCTAGGAGTAAAAACCTGCTAACTCACCACCAACAGAAGATTAAGAAAGAAGTGGGATTTAGTTTCTatcaaaaaacaaaagcatgccTCACTTCTGgggtgttttattattttgccaaAGACATGTAAATAGAGTTATGCCAGTATTCTGGTCTAGTATTAGATCACAGCCAGAAATATCAGCTTTAAGGAAAAGCCCTAATTTTACACCTATTTGAACTGCCAGTAGTTTTAAGcacccaaataattttaatttttccatttaatgaaTGTTCTGCAGTTCTAGGAAGATGAGTTATGCATTGCTGTTCACATAAAAAAAGACAGTCTAACAGATGTAAACTATTTATTGAATATTTGCCACCAATATTGTTAAATACATAATCTTATACTAGGTAgtacgaagaaatttaaccctatcccagctgaaaccaggacagtatccaccccttattccataccatttacatcatgctcaggttccaCATTATCCAgtacaacctcattaacctccACCCCCTTTCCATCCTTTGATAAAGTACATGGATATCGTTTAGTCCACAGCTTTGgtctccatctgttcttgtggtcactcaggacaggagaggtggggtgttgtgtggagttactgagcaccaaagccagctcaggtcgggtcactgtTGCACTTGCACTGGTccttgaaaggcttgtcctccattggttcgggtggttcctgctgtagtaattcccataacatgcaactcaaatcatgggttacaacaatttaaaggtagaaccattacaatctccacccctggtccctttggcccaggttataggttttaacattgcaatgaactcctccccttgcccatggctggctgcagcacctcTAGAAGCAAACCTGTTCCAGCGCAGCTTTGCCCATGGCTTTATAGTGTTTTACTCTAGGTAGGGTATCATCATTTTGGAATGGTAGTGACAAATAGTTCATCACGTATAATATTTTTGCTCATCGGTTGTGCGGGGTTTCTTGGCTatctccccctttttgtttttggagTAGTTGTTTGACTGTGCGGTGTGTTCATTTGTTGGAAAACACTTCTTCAAACTTGGAACTGCTGTTTCCCCCTTTCTGGCTGTAGGTCTTTCCAAACCGGGATGTCATTTTGGCTCCTATTTCATATTCTCTCGGCATGGGTGCTGGCGGCGGGGTCGGGCAGGCGTGGGTGCGGGTCCCGGGTCGGCGCCACCATGGGTGTGTGGCTCTGGCTTCGGTTTCTGGCTGCTGATCTGCCACCTGCGAACGGTGTACTGCCAACGGCGGCCTCCGCTCCACCCCTCACCAGTACCGGTGCCAGTCCCTGGCGGGGTGGCGCAGGTGTTAGAGCCCCCGGTGCTGCCGCCTCCGCGCCGGGATTATCGCCACGCTCGGGACCATCTCTCTGCCATTTGCCCCGCTCCTTCCCATGTTTTAACTTCGAACACTGCTGAGAATGTTGATGGAGCCCCATGCTTTTGCAGGAATTCCTGTAATAACTTTACTTTAAAAGCATCAGAGTTAATGCCTCGCTTGCTCAATAACTGAATCAGTAACTTAACAATCGTCTCTTCTTTGGCAGAGAGATTAGCTCCCATGCTTACTGCCCCAGCCACTCACCTGTAATATTAAGGTGATGTCCCAGGATTAAGGCTGTGGTGCTGCCGTCAGCTTGATTCGTCCGGCTGGGGTCCCTGCAGACGCACTCCCATTTCGGGGTCACTAtttgcagggatgaatgtcatggactcctgacagatgttctgcagaagacctttattgtcagcttttcactgcttatatatctttttGACACATTCCTCACGCGATCACGCGCACAGTTTCTGTTATTAgtcagctagctctaagcaCGCGCCTTATGCTACGTTCTAATAGgctgttcttttttctctaGCTCTATCtcatttggttttgcttacTTAAGTCTTTCTTGGCATTCCCACACTCCcatctctgttttttactgccgTGTCACTTCAGTTCAAGGACatgtcaaacagtgctaagttacttgcaaattcatcccccaCACCTAACTACCCTGTTTGTAAGGAAACACTCAGATTTCTGGGGTGAAAAGGTTCTCTGTAGCATTTCATCACCCTTTCCTCCCCTGGAAACCTCTTTTTGGGCTGCTGGTTAAAGCAGCCTGGAAAATACCCTCTCCCAGGTATGGTGGGTTTTCCCCATCAACACGTGAATACAAAGTGCTAGAATCCACTGTCACTTCTAACACTGCCATGCCATTAGTCCTCTGCTTGCTTCAAGGatatttcaggtgtttttcaagtTGATAGTGAACTTGCTATGAAGAAACTGTAGGAAGTAGAAATCCTTGTGCTTCACTGGGCAGATGTTGACTTCTGGGCTCAGGGAAATATTTCCTGTATAAACTTCCAAATCCAATGTGGAATCGCTGTCAGTCACATGGGTAACGTGGAGGCAAGGAGAGAGgtctttcctttttataaaaagTAACGAAGAGAAAACAGATTCAAGTGTCCCTCCTTCCGCACCTGCCTCCCCCTTCTCCACTAATGCTTGCTGATCCCAAAATATGAGGTGCCCTGTGAAAATGTCAGCAGCAACAAGTTATTTCCTCATCAGGTTGCTCTGTGGTAGTTAATTCTAAACTTTGGTGTGTTTTGTGTCTGTCCCACCATGCTCACTGGCTGGCAAGCTGTGAACCTCCATGTTATATGAAGTTTTCCACAGCTCTCCAAAAGATGGAGCTGCTACAACCTGGGGGCAGGTCTGAGTGAGCAGAGTTCCCGTGCGTTTTGTGAGCTCCACGTTGTTTTGAGggctccttttattttttttttaatttttacttttatgttGTGCTGAAGGTACCTTTTGGTTTGTCCTGGTCCTCTAGGCCAGACCAGTAGCAGAACATGTGTCCCCAGTCAGGCTGTTAAGTTTGACTCTTTCCTTCAAAAGAGGAGTTCCCTATCTGATTTGGGTGAATCAAGGTTGATAAACTCCCAAGGAAACAGGGAGAGCTGCCTGTAGCCTGTATTTTCAGGCTTTTAACTCCAGTCCTAAGGAATCCTGGGTTGGGAATAATTCCGACAACCACCAGTTTGCAAGCCATGGGGAGTTTAGGACTTTAGGCTTACTAAACCAGAATGGGAGGTGATGGGAAAATTCCTGACAGGAATAGGAAGTGTCACTCATACTATCCCAAAAGTGTAAGATTTTTGCACATTGTTACAGCCTCTTGTTTCCCGTTTATAGGGAGGGAGGTAATTTTCTAGCAGTTCTGTTTTGTATAATTATACCTTGGCATCTCGCTGTGAGATCTGCATGAATTTCTGCTTAGCCTCACTATGCCTTTCTCAAAAGGAAATTTGTTGCAGCTTAGAGGGGGAGAGATAATGACTTTAAATCAGAAGGTAACAGAGGATCAGGAAACCTTTCCACTAGTCTCTGAAGAGCTGAACATACAGGAGAGGTTTTTCCTCTAATTGCCATCAGTTCCAGGAGAGCCATAGGGGCAAGAtgtcttttttgcttttctggggCATATATTAAGCAATAGTTGTTTGCTGTGTATTAGTTTCTGAGCAGCTGAAACTGAGAGCTGCCTAAGTACAAGAGACTTCTGACCACTTTTCCTCCACAGCAGGTTATTCCTATGCCCTCTGCTAATATGTCCTCATTTTCCCACGAGTGAGCAACTGTGTTTGGCTGCCATCCCACATTCCTAAAGCTGGCTCAGGTTCGGCTTTCTGTGGGTAATTTATGGAACGTGCAAGGAAACAGAGGATGACTTAATGGTAGGAGCAGTGGGAATGCTCATTGCTCCGGAGGTGCTAGAGCTGCCTGGCTTGGGCCTCCTGGCTGCAGGGCATTAGGACCCAGAGGTTGCTGAGCGGAGGATGCTGAATCCCCTTTCCGCTGTCATCCTCGCTGCCTCTGCAGCTTTATTCCTCATCTCCTTCAATGGTGACTGACTACCTCCCgcccaggctggcagccagagcgaAGAGGCCTCGCTAGGACTGGTTCCCAGCGGCTCCATGGCATCTCCCAGGACTATTACCATCGTCGCTCTCTCGGTGGCCCTGGGGCTCTTTTTCGTCTTTATGGGGACCATCAAACTGACCCCTCGGCTCAGCAGAGATGCCTACAATGAGATGGTGAGTACGGCAGTGGCAGCACGGAGGGAGACGCAAGAGGGCTCTTCCCACTCAGTCttgcagcagaagcagtgtTTGCAGTGGGATACATGGAGGGTGACCGTTCTGGAGCCCTGAGCgatgggagggaggggaaagaagcttATCTGTCTCCTTATTTGATGGACACGGAGGGAAACAAATAATATGCAGCGCCAAGGATATCCTGGCAGCCCTCGCCTGGCTCCGTCTGAGGCTATCCATGGAGAAACCTCTCGTGGATAAAGGACGGGGAGGGAAGGCAAGGAGGGTGGGATAGCACAGCACACGGATGCCTGCAAAAAGATGGGAACATAAGGGTCTCTGAAGAGCAGGGTCTGAAGAAGTGCCAGACATGTAGCAGCCAGGTACAGCTGATCCCTGGGAGAAAACCTACCCCCTGGACTGGGGGTAGGAAAAGCAGATGCCTGCTTTGGCAGCCAGATCATCATCGTCAAAATTCTGTGCTTTAAAGCAAGAATAACGACAATGCCTGTCCCTACCTCACCAGACTTGTGCAGGGATTAATTAATGACCATAAAATGCTTTGAGATTTTTAGCTGGCAGAAGAAGGTATTATTGATAGTCACCTTATTATTCTCTTTAGCCTGGAAATGAGCTGCTTCTCCTCTTGCCTAATGGGAAAGGGGTgaggagaggaagcagaagTCAGTGTATGCATTTCTCAGCTGGTGAGCTCATTTGTGCTCCTCTCTGCCCATGGCCAACCCTGCTGCAGAGCTTTGCTGGCTGTGAGTGGCAGGCAGGCAAGGGACTGGGTGCCACAACTTGCTTCCTTGACCATGgttgtttattttgctgctgccctcccttcccactcCCCCATTATATTTATTGCAGTGGCTGAAAAGCATTGGTATAATTTTTGTGCCcctaaaaaaataatgctggaaGTTTCTAGCACATTCTGTTCTCTCCCTTTGCTCCACCTGcccagctgcttttccttagCTCTCAAATAACATCTGAATTACAGTGCCTCATCTGCAGCCCAGCACAAGGATCTCACTTCTTGGTGATTCTTCTCTGTAACTCAGGAGCAAGAAACTGAGATAAAGTGCTCAGAAAACAAAGCTCATAAGCTGCTTCTACAtaagggacagaaaaaaagcactgagaCTTTAGAAGCATTGCAAAATTCTtgctctggaaaatattttgcttctctgtCCCTTTCTACTTTACCAAGAGTCAGGCCTACAGGTAGGAactatctcaatttttcaaaagagaaagcagaggcacTTGGATATTACACAGCACCATAATTCTTAATAGCCCATATTGTAACATGTTCGTGGCTCATCAGGCTTTCATGCTTTTGCTGTGCTGCATACCAGGGTGGTCTGTCATGTAATGGAGACAGTGAAAACCTGACCTTGCCAATCAATAAGCATGGTTTCTTGCCCCAAGCAAATAGAGAACCTCTGTTATCTACCTACAACACCAAACTTGCAGTTTTTCATTCAGCAAAAAAGACACACTAGGTTGTCTATTAGAATACTTAAAATACCAGAGTACTAGGACATGCTGGTAGAACATTTCTTTATAAAGCTGTGTTTTTcataactgtttaaaaatactctGAGGTTTTATTCACTGAAGGTTTAAAACGCATCCTTACAATGCAAACACTTACAGTAAATAATTGAGGATCTCATGACACATTTAATAGTAAAAATGACAATGCTGTATATTTTTAACCACATGTTGAAGTGTCAGCTCCTCTTAGAAGGAAGCAGCAAAATACAGAGAAGTGGGAAGTTCTGTGTTCCTGTAGTGCAGGTTTCCAAAATTACATGGAAGTAAATCGACAATCTGATCAGCACCTGTGAGAGCTGAACAACTCTGTACCTGAGATTCAGTTTCCATTTCCCTCTCCTTGATTAGAAAGCAAAGAACACAATGGCAAGAATATCTGCAGGGGCAATATAGTCAAGTGTAAgtggaaataatttcagtttctcCAATAACTAGGagctttattaaaatatatatagaaaggaaatacttgattgaaaaaggaacaaacaaacaaaaacaacaaacctgtGAGCACCTAATTGTCAAATGCAAGAACGTGAACATGTGTTAAGGACAGAGGTTGTTTCTTCCCTGAAACAATAAGGCAGCTTGTGTAAGCAGGCTGAGTCTTGCAACTTACACTGCTTCTAAATCCAGTATAAACCAGGGAGCAAAGGATGTCAAATGTCAGTTTGATTTCATCTGAGGGAAGAAAGGATCATAAAGGTATGTAAGCACAGGATAGGGTTGGTGATCTCAATTTTGATGTATAGTCCCATGCTAAGATTGTACTGCCATGAACACTAGGATATTTTAAGTTGCTTTGAGGTAGCGACTTCTGTTTGTACTTGCTGTGCCTTGGCTTTGTAGGGATGAGGTGTGTTAATTATAAAGGATGAGCTACTCTtaaaggtacttttttttttttttttttttttttacaacatgGTTCTGTATTGCTAATTCTAGCAATTTTAACTTCAGATTTCAGGAGGGTCCACCTGCCCTGCTCCTAGCTCCAAAAATGGGTGCTAGGTTGCAGAACTGTTTTCCAGCAAGGAGACAACAGCCTATAAAGGGGGAATTGCAGGTTGAAGGCATTAATATCCCTGCAATAGAAGCTTTAGGGGTACAGACTGGATATTGTGTCAGAGGGGTCTGTGATGATTGAAGTGATCTTCAGGTCACATTGCACATCAATCTATTTCAATGGATATCACCTTTGCCTTTATGTTCTCACATTATGGTATTCTATACTATTACTGCTTGATTTCAGAAACGAGCATACAAAAGCTACGTGCGCGCCCTCCCCATGCTAAAGAAGATGGGAGTCAGCTCCATCCTTCTCCGCAAGAGTATTGGCGCCCTAGAAGTGGCGTGTGGCATTGTCATGACAGTGGTGCCTGGTCGCCCCAAAGATGTGGCcaattttctcctcctcctccttgtgcTGGCTGTGCTCTTTTTCCACCAGCTAGTTGGGGATCCACTCAAGCGTTATGCCCATGCCCTGGTCTTTGGGATCCTGCTTACCTGTCGTCTGCTGATTGCCCGCCAGCCTGAGGAGCAGCTGCCAGAAAAGAGGATCCTGTCAGTGAATGGGGATGAGCAGCCACTCATCCATGAAGCAGCCCCTGAGAAAGGCAAAATGAAGGTATCCTAGTTGAGTGTGTGAGAAATACGGACCCTCGAGGCAGCTCTCTCCAAAATCACccagaaaatttgtttttttatttacctatttatattttttgtctGTCTAAATAAAGTTGCACTTGGGGTCTGAGAGACACACGGTATGTCTATGCTGTAgtcttgcttttgctgctgcccCGTAATGTTGAAAATACAAGCTAGCTTTCACCAGGACAGCTTGGAGGCAGTTAGCAGACTGGCTGGAGTAGCGCTAGCCTCAGCAGGAGCTGCAAAACCAGCCTGAGAGCATGGGCAAAGACTTGGGCAGGTACTCATGCTAACTCGGCACTGCTGCAGTGGGGAGATTAGCCTCTGAGCATCAGCCCCAGGCCCCATGGCAGTTGAAACCTAGCCTGGATGCACTTCTGCTATGTGGCAGTCTTGGCAACAGTGGCTGGGTAAAACATAACCACAGTGTCCCTGTGCTGGTTTGTGCAGCCCCATCCACAAATCTGTTGCCTTTTCCATAGTCAAGGAGGACCCTACTGAGCATAAAAACGCTGTTTGTTGCGTTTGAGAGAGGGATCCCTTAGCCTTTGCCTCTGTGCCCAGTCCTTTCTTTGGACTGGTTATTGAGGCAAAACATGGGATGTGCTATTTGCATCTTCGTGCATTTCCACACTTTGCAGAAACTCTAAAACTGGGACAATGGCCTgataacagtatttttttggCTGCTTCACGTGAGGCAGTGGCATCTCTTTACCTCTCCTGGCAGAGATTAATGATCTCTGGTGAGGGGATGGGGAGCACAACTGACCGAAGAACTCCAAAATATCTGTCTGCTGTTGACAAATAGTTACATGCTCCCTACTtccttccaagaaaaaaaaatccccttttttCACAACTATTGCAACTTTATAGAATTGTCAGTTATTGCTGATAGATGAGGGTCTGAATGTGTCTGGGTACCTCACTGTTGATTCCACATACAGCTTCAGTGAGCTGGGGTAGGTCACCAGAGCCTGAATCCCTGTGTGTTGTATCTGAAATCTTAGAGTGTCATGAGAAgcatgtttgggttttttttcttgatgtttgtctgttttcagtttttccttcttaattattcatgaaaataaactttttgaaatttggagaaaaatgtcTTGACAGAAAcccatttcttttctgagacacacatctgaaaatatttttcctgtgctCAAATGTTGCACCTAAAATGGGTGGAATCATGTTGGGGAATTTCGGAGAAAGGCAAGGTGATGCAGGATGGAAGCCATCTGAACCCTACTGGGCAATATATTAATAACCACAGGCATTTAAAAGAGACATTTGAACATTTTCATGAAACTGTCTAAGGTAAGTTTCTGCTTCAGTACAGTGTGCCAGCGAGAAAAGATATTAAAACTCTGGTAAAATGTTAGTATTACATCTCTAAGAATTGATGGTGGATGTTCATATGCAGTATATCCAGTTTTAAGTTTGCTGTTGAAACAGATGTAGTCCCAAATATATACATGCTGAAAAATCATCCTCCTAGAGCCCCAAAGAGTGATCAATTCTCTCTTATCAGATGTGCACCCCGAACAAAGGAAACTACCAACAGGCCACTTTTGTTAGACAGTCTCTTTTTACAGACAACCTTAGGCTCATCCCAAATGTATATAGAATTTGCTTTACTTCCCAAAAGACAATTCCTCTACTGTGCTTTGACTGCAGTTATTAATCACTTTTTAActcaaataaaaataccattaaCTCAAAACCACACCATGATGTGTATTCCTACACAAAGTACTCACAACTGAATTGCTGCAACCTTTTAGGCAGCTGCCCCTCACATGTGCACCTAACTCTGTAAACTTGAAAACAAGTGCTTATGTTTGTCTTTTGTAATGTTCTTCACCAAAACCTGTATAGATGCAGTAATAATAAATGTAAAGTATCTGCATAGTAGAGCTTATCCTTGCAAAAACTTCAGACTCTAGtgaattctgaaaaatgtgggtttttttttcacatttgcaaCATGTGAAACATTGCAACAATACGAATTACTGAACCGCAGTAGTGGCTACATGTTATTACAAAGACATGACTTCCTGGAGTCTTGTAACAAGAATTCTGAATTTACCTATATTGGATGGACCCTCATCACTGCCCCTCAGAATCAGCAAGCTCTTTTTGGAAGCTACCGGTCATCTTTGCTTGCTAGAGGTGATAAGGCACCAAGAACTGGTTTAGTGCTTTTCTAAGATTATAATGCTAATTTACtcaatcttttttccccctttgcacTCTTCTTTCATCTCCAAGCCCATAATTTCATTCCCTTAGGTCTCATCCAGCTGCTGCCACCCTCGAGCACGAGCGTTTTCCCAGCCGCAGCCTGCTGCGGAGGGAGGGGTTTGCCCGTGGAGGGGTGCCCGCAGCGCAGCCGGCCTGTCCTGCCCGGCCTCGGCCTCTGCCCAAGGGCTCACCAAGGTCGCCCAGCCGCCCGCGGCACCGCAGGCCCTGCCTGGGCACCCCTACCCGCCCGTTACCCCAGAGCTGACCGCAGCCACCCCGCACCACCGACCCGCTCCGCCTCCAACCCTTCCGGCCCCGCCCCTACCCGCGTACGCCGAGGCCACAGCGAGACTGCGCATGGTCAGAACGGCCGGGCAGAAGCGCCGCCGCTCTCGCCTGCAGCGCGTGGTGCTGCGCATGCGCAGGGAAGGAGAGACGAGCCCATCAGCCGTCGCGGCCCTGCGTGACGCGTCGTGCGCATGCGCGGGCTGTGGTGTCGAGGTTTGAACCGCGGAGCGGTTGGAGCGGGCGCTGGCAGGAGGTGAGTGTGGCGGGGGGCCGGCCCAGGCGGCTTctcccccggggaggggggcactTGCCGCCGCTCTTAGGGACCCGGAGCCGGCGTGCCTGAGCGCGGTGGTGGGACTGGGCCGGGGGGGCCGTGGCTCCCTCCGTTCCCTCAGGGTCGCTCCCCGCTTCGGACGGTCAGAGCAGCATTGGAGGGCTCTGCGGGGGCCGGGGAGAGCCGCAGCGGGAGCTGGAGGGAGCTTGTGCGTGCGTCGGCTGGGGAGGAGGGTAAGGCGTGTATGTGCCAAGTATCTGCGTGGAAGTGTCTAATACTGAAGAGCTGCGTAATCGCGGGCTCGTTGTTAGTAAGAACCGGCGTTCGCACCCTGTCTGCTATTTTCCTTTAAGGTCTGGTGGCGCTCTCTTCCCCACCAAACCTCTCTGGTAGAACTCCTGCAAGGCAGAAAAGCCCAGGTAGAGCAGGTGCTGAGGAATCAGTGAGAAAGCTGCTGTTGTACTCCAGAGTGCGGTCACCGAGGACTGTTAGTTCGAGCTGCTTCCTGAACGACTTAGAGCATGCTCAGGTGATTCAAGGTGCAGCAAGCAAGACTCCAGAGCATTTGGGGTTTTCTGCAACTCTTATGTGTCAGTCCAGCTCATGTCAACCTAACCACGGTATAGTTGCTATTGGGaattttcactgttttgaaGCATCTCAGTTATTTTTAGTCACCATCATGTAAAGCCTCTTTGTGGAAGTTCTGATGTGCTCAGTGTTGTCCTTTAATGCTGAGGGGTTACATTTCTCCTGAAGTCAGTAGATTTCATTTGTGAATGTGAATGCCCTGTGTGTGTATCAGTGTGTGCTTCAGAGGAGGTCTTGATATAGCTAGCTAGAGATTTGTTCTTGGTATGCTGCACAGGGAAGGTAGTGACAAACCAACCTATAGGAAAATAGGGATGATTCTAACATCTTATGGAAGTGTGAGCTGAAGAACGAGTATGAATTGAAAATAATTCTGGTTTATTGCATCAGGAAAGCTGGGAAGCAAAAGAGAGGCTCTAGCAATCCAGGGACATGCATGCTCTAACAAATCCAGGAAATTGTAGCAAACTTTCACGTTTTGTGGGTAAAAGTTTGACCTCTCTAACATATTGAGGAGAAAATGGCACTTTTCATGGGTGTATTTCACTCAGGTTTGCAGTGTCGGTAGCTCTTGTGCTTCACTTGGAAGTTGACCAAAACTTCACTGCAGGAAATCATGACCTGCTGACTGATTATGTTGGCATATGCAGTACAAGTAATGAAGCTGATAATGcacaaaatagaagaaaattgtTGATCGTGTTTTGCTAACTTTCTGGTTATGTGAATTTTTTGGGTCAAAATACTATATAAAATTTTATCAGATAATTTTTAGATTGAAAGGAGCTTGTGTTAATCTTTACTTgtgaattttttccttttttaatgaaagaatgGAGTGTTGATACACTGTTGTCTGTGCATCTCCTGAGTATATTGTCTGATCTTTTTGGGGGCAGGCAGCTCTAAACGATTTCTTCTGAAGTTACTCTGTTAGATCGTGTAGGATCCCTCTAAAATCTGTTTgtcaggaaaatatatttttcttttcttgcagggAACTGGCTCTCTGATATTCTTCGGCTGCTGCGCATTGATCTATTTTCTTGCCCTTTTGTAATGAAGGACTTGAACCCACATGGCAAATGAGTAAAATTCTCCAGTCTCAGCTGGGAGCCTGAAAAGATGGAGCGAAGACAGAGTTCTAAGACCTCAAAGCAGCCTCTGCAAGTTCGCCATGAAAATCAAACTGATCTCTCTGCATGGCgaaaaggagggaaaactgACCCTGAAAAAAGTGTCCGGAATCGTCGGTCTCCTAGTgatcagaaaaatgacagcaaGCAAGACTCCCTTGAGCAAGCTTTGAGCTACTTTGAGAAAGGTAATAGTAATTTTAAGGTTAGCTACCTAGCATTGAAAAATATAACAACTAATTTCTTAATAACAGGaataataatgtttaaaaaat
Coding sequences:
- the TMEM35A gene encoding novel acetylcholine receptor chaperone, which encodes MASPRTITIVALSVALGLFFVFMGTIKLTPRLSRDAYNEMKRAYKSYVRALPMLKKMGVSSILLRKSIGALEVACGIVMTVVPGRPKDVANFLLLLLVLAVLFFHQLVGDPLKRYAHALVFGILLTCRLLIARQPEEQLPEKRILSVNGDEQPLIHEAAPEKGKMKVS